Genomic DNA from Oncorhynchus nerka isolate Pitt River linkage group LG17, Oner_Uvic_2.0, whole genome shotgun sequence:
GTAGGTATTTAAATAGTAAGGTTTACAGAGGAGCATTACTTTCACTGCTGTGCAGTACATCTTTCCCAACAGGCCAGAGGAAATGTCATGGATCTGGGGGTCCGTCGCTGCCTTCCAAAGGTACCGGACATCTGCCACGTGTCCGTGAGAGGTGATCATCTTATCGTAGATACAGGGGTGATAGGGGGCCTTCCCTTCCCCTGAAAAGTAAACATGTTCCTGGGGAGACACCCCCATGGCGTTGGCACAGATGCCCATGAACACATCATCAATGTACAGCGAGGCATTGAGGGACAGAGTGGCCTGGTAGATTTTGGAAGCCACGTCCCCTGAGACAACGTACCCTGCCCCCGCTGTGTAGTCTGGGTAAGAGAGCCACTGGTACATCTCATAAGGCACGTGGTACTTGCTGTCCTTCCGGCGGTTGGGTGGGGCTCCCCTGTGCACGTGGCCCACCCAGAGGTCCTGGGCCCCCTGACGGATCAGGCCCTGCAGGTAGTGCACCAGGTTGGGCATGTGGACAAAGATGTCGTCGTCGGCTGACATGAGGAAACGTGCTTGGCTGCAGTAGTTGTGGCTCCAGCGGAACTGCAGCAGCAGTTTGATGGTGAGGTTGTGAAAGGTGTCCACAAAGTCCTGCTGGACCAGGTCCCCATAGACCTGGTCCTCCCCCAGCAGCCTCCTCTGTACATGGCCCCTCTGCTGGGGGTTGGGGTGGACCCCCAAGGCAAACACCACCCTCACGGTGGCCCCCAACTCCCTCTGGGTGTAGGCCTCATTCCCCCAGGTGGCCCGGATGGCCTGCCTCCTCTCCAGGTTCTCTGGGGAAGATTTGAcgaacagcagcaacagcacttCATTGCTGTCACATTTGTCATGGTGGTTGATGAGGTACGGGAAGTTGCTCTGACTCTTAGCCTCCCTCTGGCTGATGCCAAAGCTCTTGTTGATGAAGTCGTAGCTGTTGACCAGGTAGCGGTAGGAGTAGGACTTCATATGGCTCACCACGTGGTGGTCCAGCTGCTCCCAGCACACCATCAACACGGACAGGACAAAGCACGTCGTCACCAGCTGCACACATTGACATTTTCTGATCCTTCTGAAATTCAAAAACATTCTTCAACCTTCCTACCCTTGCCCCCCCCCTTTTCTATCTTTTTGTCAAGTCCAATAGGTTGTTGCGTTTGACAGGCTGCTACTTTCACAATTATTCCAAATGATTTGGGAGTGTCTGAGTTCCATCATATTTGCCCAACGGGAGACATGGGCTCCTCAGAGAAATGTTGGTCTTCAGTTCAATTTCATCTCCTCCTGACACCTCTCCACTCTGCTCTCTACTGGGACTCTATTGTTGAGACAATCATGTCTCTAGTCATCACCGTTTTGTATTGTGTCCACACAGTCACAAAGCATTCCACATCATAGGATCTGAAAAGAGAAAGACAAAAATATGAACATATCGCACTAATAGGAAATGCATTTGAAATTGTAAGTCAATATTATGTTATTGAGTCATTCTGAGGATGTAAATGAAACCGCTAGATGTGCTTGATCCATCACGCCGGCTAAACCCGGTAAGTACTTTTGAGGTTATTCCAACAGGGCTAAAGTGCGAAAACCACAGGGCGGCGTCAATCAAGCATGCTTATTCTGTCCAACCTGGAACGAGGCATCCATCCTCACGTCCCCAAGGTAGGCTACCCAAACAGCAACAACAGCCGTGGGTCGAGCAGTCGCATTTAGTCCACATTGCGTGGACAGTCCAAATGCAATATTGATTGTAGGCCTATAAATGCAGACTGGTAACGTGGCTTTTCAATCAACCTACTCACCGGGGTGAAAGAACGACAGTAAGGCTGAAAGCGAAATTGTAACTTTTCTCATATTCCAACGATTCCAAACTGAAGAAGCAAAGCTGTCAAAACGCGTATGCTCAGAGCTCCCTACAAAAACAATTCCCTTGCTTTGaagactttttgcaaatccaatcagttttctacgttgattcaacatcatcacattacatttttttgttgaaataacaaaacaatgttgattcaacaagTTTTTTGCACAATGGGATGTAGGCCTATTGCTGAGAAATTTATTAATTTAAATTATAACAGAAATACCTTTATTTACGTATGTATTCAAaccgtttgctatgagactcaaaattgagctcgggtgcatcctgtttcctttgatcatccttgagatgtttctacaacttgattggaattcAGCTATGGtaagttcaattgattggacatgatttggaaaggcacatacctgtctatataatgtcccacagttgacagtgcatgtcagagcaaaaaaacaagccatgaggtcgaaggaattgtctgtaggcacagatttggggaagagtaccaaagattgcagcattgaaggtccccaagaacacagtggcctccatcatccttaaatggaggaagtttggaaccaccaagactcttcctagagcaggccgcccgggccaaactgagcaatgggggagatgggtcttggtcagggaggtgaccaagaacccgatggacactctgacagagctcctgagttcctctgtggagatgggagaatcttcaagaaggacaaccatctctgcagcactccaccaatcaggcctttatgttagagttgccagacggaaaccaattctcaataaaaggcacatgacagcccacttggagtttgccaaaaggcacctaaagtactCACAGACCATGAGAATCAACATTTTCtagtctgataaaaccaagaatgccaagcgtcacgtctggaggaaacctggcaccatctccacagtaaagcatggtggggacagcatcaggctgtggggatgtttttcgtcggcagggactgggatactagtcaggatcgagagaaatatgaacggagcaaagtacagagagatccttgatgaaaatctgctccagagtgctcaggacctcagactggagtgaagattcaccttccaacaggacaacgaccctaagcacacaaccaagacaacgcaagagtggcttcgggccaaatctctgaatgtccagctatagcctggacttgaacccgatcgaacatctctggagagacccgaaaatagctgagcagcaacctgacagagcttgagaggatctgcaaagaagaattggagaaactctccaagtacaggtgtgccaagcttgtagcatcatacccaacaagactcaaggctgtaatcgctgacaaaggtgtttcaacaaagtactgagtaaagggtctgaatacttatgttaatatgatatttctgttttattttattcATTTGAAAAACagttctataaacctgtttttgctttgtcgttattatggggtattgtgtgtagattgaggacaatacagtgcacCGACGCGGCCCACTAtcaaagactgtgggctctccttctccgtggccgtcgtgagtaaaacatttaaacgtgttaaccctcgcagggctgtcggcccagacggcatccctagccgcgtcctcagagcatgtgcagaccagctggctggtgtgtttacggaaatATTCAGTCAATCCCTATGCCAGtttgttgtccccacatgcttcaagatggccaccattgttcctgttcccaaaaaCTTGAAGGTAACTGAAATAAATTACTATTGccttgtagcactcacttctgtcatcatgaagtgctttgagagactagtcaaggatcatatcacctccaccctatctgacacactagacccacttcaattcgcTTACCgctccaataggtccacagatgatgcaatcgccatcacaccgcatactgccctatcccatctggacaagaggaatacctatgtaagaatgctgttcattgactacagctcagcattcaacaccatagtgccctccaaactcatcattacgcttgagaccctgggtctcgaccccgccctgtgcaactgggtcttggacttcctgacgggctgcccacaggtggtgaaggtaggaaacatcatcTCCCCTCTACTGTTCTTAAACACTGGGGCCACACAAGGGTGCGTtcccagccccctcctgtactccctgttcacccacgactgcgtggccatgcacgcctccaactcaatcatcaagtttatagaagacacaacagtggtaggcttgattaccaacaacgacgagacagcctacaggaaggaggtgtgggcagtggagtgtggtgtcagggaaataacctctCACTGAATGTCATCATCAAGAGATGATtgcggacttcaggaaacagcagaggaagcagccccctatccacaccgatgggacagcagtggagaaggtggaaagtttaaaTTCGGTGGTGTACAtatcaccgacaaactgaaatggtccacacacacagacagtctggtgaagaaggtgcaacagcgcctcttcaacttcaggaggctaaagaaatgtggcttgtcaccaaaaaccctcactaacttttacaggtgcacaattgagagcatccttttgtgctgtatcgccgcctggtacggcaactgcaccgccaacaaccgcaaggctctgcagagggtggtgcggtctgcataaTGCATTACCGGGGGCAAATTACCtggcctccaggacacctacaacacccgatgtcacaggaaggcaaaaaagataaTTGAGGACAATAACCActcgagccacagcctgttcaccccgcttccatccagaaggcgaggtcagtacaggtgcatcaaagctgggacagagagattgaaaaacaccttctatctcaaggccatcagattgttaaacagccatcactagcacagagagtcggctgcctacctacagacttgatatcattggccactttaagaaatggaacactagtcactttaataatgctatttaaaaatgtttatatctcgcattactcatcttgtgtgtatatactgtatactgtgtccttaactatctattctttactatctactGCGTCTTAGCCGATCTGTCACTGCGTTATACATATATTTTAGACGTATATTCACTCATCCCATCCTTTAccagattgtgtgtattaggttttgttgtggaaatggttagatattaggttttgtggaattgttagatattacctgttagatactgctgcactgtcggatctagaagaataagcatttcactacactcacaataacatctgctaaccatgtgtatctgaccagtaaaatttgatttgaatttgatttgatttgagattgatgaggaaataaaCTATTTAagacattttagagtaaggctgtcacgtaacaaaatgtggacaaagtcaaggggtttgaatactttctggatGCACTGTATCTGTTATTTTCCCCTGCTTATAGtgccttcacaaagtattcacacctcttgacattttccacatattgttgttacagcctgttttttaattttattttaatgtCACTGACCTAcatacaaaaccccataatgtcaaagtgaaatgtTGTATTTTTATGTTTTTACTAATGAATTTAAAATGAAACGCTGATATGTCTTgagacaataagtattcaacccctttgttctggcaagcctaaataagtcacataataagttgctaggagtcactctgtgtccaataatagtgtttaacatgatttttgaatgactacctcatatctgtaccccacacatacaattatctataaggtccctcCTTCGAGCAGTCAATTTCAAACacggattcaaccacaaagaccagggaggttttccaatgcctcgcaaagaagggattTCTATTGGTAGAAAAAaaagaagcagacattgaatatccctttgagcctggagaagttattaattacactttggatggtgtatcaaaacAAGGTACAGGCGTCATTCCCAACTccgttgccagagaggaaggaattTCATGGACTTTACGATggtgccaatggtgactttaaaacagttttaatagtttaatggctgtgataggagaaaactaacAAGGCcccaaagtaatactgcaaaaaaatgtggcaaagcaattaactttttgtcctgaatataaagtgttatgtttggggcaaatcgaatagatcacattactgagtaccactctccatattttcaagcatagtggtagctgtatcatgttatgggtatgcttgtaatcgtagaggactggggagttttcagGATAAAATTAGAAGTAGAATGGAGGTTAGCACAGGCAAGTTCTTTGAgtaaaacctggttgtctgctttccaccagacactgggagatgaattcaccttttcaacacaacaataacctaaaacaaatctacactggagttgcttaccaagaaaacagtgaatgttcctgagtggccgagttagttTTTACTTAAatatacttgaaaatctatggcaaaacctgaaaatggttgtctagcaatgaccaacaaccaatttgacagaccctgaataattttgaaaagaataatgggcaaatgttgcacaatccagttgtggggagctcttagagactcacccagaaagatccacggctgtaatcactgccaatgatgcttctacaaagtattgactcagtgatacagtgaatacttatgtaaatgagatatttctgtattaaaTGAATACATTCAtaacttgttttcactttgtcattatggtgtatcgtgtgtagatgggtgagagagagaaaaatatgtcaaccattttgaattcaggctgtaacacaacaacgtgtggaataagtccagtggtaggaatagtttctgaaggcccTCCATCCCCATTGTGCTCTATCTCTGAAAGGATGATGGACAATCCTCAGTGTTTATCTGTCAGAGTCCATCCCCTGTAGATGCTTGTTCACAGTGTGAAGTCTCATAACCCTCTCCACCGTATAGCGGTAGTTGCCAAATCTTTTGTGAATGAATGCATAAGCCAACCCAGCGAAAGTTCAATAATGGAGGGGCTTTAAACTAACAGAGTGCATGGAATTGCTGAGGTCTGTACAAAACAGTCATCATGACAAAAAGAAATCATTACAGCAGCAGATTTAGGCAGTGGCCCACAACAGTGAGCAGCCCTGACAGCATCAGATAACCTTGTGTCAATACCATGATGGCCATCTATCCAACAAGTCCCAACGCAAATAACATTCAACTCCCAATTAGAATTTCCTCCCATGTCTgggtgtcacatatcagtttcaATAAGAGGTAGAAATTAGATTGTTGTTTACTTTCTAGGTTATTGTAATCACAAAAGGTTGCATTTGTTTGGTTGACATTTTAGTAATTGTGAATATTCCTGACCAAAACAACAagaatatacactatacatacaaaagtatgtggacaccccttcaaattagtagatttggctatttcagccacacccattgctgccaggtatataaaatcaagcacacagccatgcaatctccatagacaaacattggcaggagATTgatcttactgaagagctcagtgactttcaacgtggcaccgtcataggatgctacctttccaacaagtcagtttgtcaaatttctgccatgcTAGAGCTTCAACTATAAgtcctgttattgtgaagtggaaacttcttGGAGGAACACCGGCTCGGCCGCAAAGTGAtaggctacacaagctcacagaatgggaccgccattCGTCTGTCCTcacttgcaacactcactaccgagttccaaagaTCAACATGCGCAATGCTCATCGTCGGctcgagtggtgtaaagctcgccgactctggagcagtggaaacgtgctttctggagtgatgaatcacgctttaccatctggcagtccgactgacaaatctgggtttggtggatgccaggacaACACTACCTGCCCAAAAGCATAGTGtcaaatgtaaagtttggtggaggaggaataatggtctggggctgtttttcatggttcgggctaggccccttagctctaatgaagggaaatattaatgctacagcatacaataacattccagacgattctgtgcttccaactttgtggcaacagtttggggaaggccctttactgtttcagcatgacaatgcccttgtgcacaaagcgaggtccatacagaaatggtttgtcgagagaacttgactggcctatacagagctctgacctcagcCCCGTCGAACTCCTTTGGTATGAATTGTGGCTGAATGGTAGCAAGTTCCGCAGCAATGTTCAAACatcgagtggaaagccttcccagaagagtggaggctgttatagcagcaaaggggggaccaactccatattaatgcccatgattttagaatgagctTTTCGATGAGCAGGtcttcacatacttttggtcatgtactgtattttctctctctcaaaactATTTAAAACAGAAGTTCACCATAGCGTTATTATAGGCTACAACGTGTAATATATTTTACATGATAGGCCTAGTGCAGGGGTGGGCAACAAACGGCCCGCAGGTTGCATATTCAGGGgaggttttttatttttttattgggGGGAGGGTGGGGATTTATTATAAAAAAATACAGGCCAATCTTGAACATCTAAAACTTGAATTTATTGCCCACCCCTAGACTAGTGAAACATTCACCCCTACCGATGCAAACCTTTTCATTGATCAATGACTTGTAAAGCCAACTGTCCCCATGAAGTTCCTTTGAAAGTGGGAAAAATCTTTGAGCCAGCCTCCCAGAATATAAGTCCAAGAATGTAAACTCTTGGAGACTATAGAGAAGTATAAACAACTACAGTTTTGTGCTAAATTGGGTTCTAAGTCAGTTCAGATAGTCAGATTAAAACACAATAGAATAGGCAGATAAGAACACCTAAATggagttttttttttgtgtgttaaaaGTAAATATTCCAATTCCATATCATTGTTGAGTCAAAAGAAAATATTGAATTCTGTTAAATTTGTGTCTATTGTTTTAAAACCTACCAAGAGGGTTAGGTTCCAATTCCATGAAAGGGTGTTggcctctcccctcctttctccccttCATCCCCGCGATGATTCTACCGTTAGCTGTTATCTCACTACAGGCTAACTGTAAAAGCAGTGTGAATTCAGGAGTGCGACATGAGCATAGATTTGTTTTTAGTTTTTCAGTCTGACTTTTCTTTCTCAAACCTTCTACTGAAAGTCGACACCTTTTTGCTTTGAGCAGCTTAAGTTAATATAAACAGTCTTTCAGCTAGCGCATACAATCCCcccaccacctccctctctcccagatcACTTACCAGCCTGTGAGAGTTCCATCCACGTGTTGCTGGGAAAAGTACAGAAAACTACTCTCCCCTGCACCTCTTTTCCTGTAGATgagcactctctctccctctttctctccctctctctctctccttccctctctctttcccctctgtgTGTAAGGAATGGCAGCATCAGCCCCCAGCcgcctgcctgcctcccagtgGTTTTCTCCTGCCTGAGCTGTTCTGTCTGTAAGTCTCTACGCTGTGTGACTGTGAAAGACTGAGAGAGCAGAATGGGAGCGGGGGAGGAAACCGCTGGGCTAGAGGGGGAAAGCTCAGCCCTTGTACCTCCCCTCTCATTGCCTGCCTCAGCTGAGTCAGTCTATGATCCTCTCTCTGCGTTTATCATATCGGTGAAGCCAACCAGTAGGAGTGAAGTTGGATCATATGCCAGAATGACAGAGCTTGGAATTTGTATCATCTGAGTTGCATCAGCTACTGCAAATTCTGCACAAATAAAGGTAATTCGGTGTTCCCGAGGGTCACATTAGGAGAGGGTTTGCACAGGGGCAAACTCTGGCATTGTCTTCTAGTACATGATATGTATACATTATTTGTTTTATATAGTTATGGCATTGTTTTTCTGTTGGAGGAGGTTATCTTTGCTCCCCGACTTAATTCTAGGCACACAGAGGTGTGTGGAGATCGAAGCTATTTTATGCACTAATACCTTAGCTAGTGTTGCTGGAAGCAACATGAGGGAGGATGGCAGAGTGTGTATCTTTAAACACTCCACTAGGGTGCTCAATAAAAATGATTTGACCTAGGAGCACAAATAACAGGCTAGGCACATGGCGTCATGGAACAGTTGCCCTCCAGGGCTTCAATCAAAGGCATCTCTGTCCATAATATTTATTCGCATGATGCTGCCCTATCTTCCAAAATCGATATATTCAAAGATCTTATTGCGTTGGGACTTAGGAGGCAGTCACCTATGGTATAACAGATGCTTGCCTCTGTGAGATTGGCGGGGCCTTTGGAGGAGCTTTATTGACCTATAAAATGTGACCATACATCAAACACCACTCAGTGTCTGGATGGGCTCGTGATGGCACATAAAAATCAAGACCTCAGAACTCATACAAATGTGCACATTAAAGGGGCCATTAAAGTCTGGAAATGTTAGCTTTGCTCAAGATGGTTGGTTTTATGACAACTTCCTCTGTTAATTCTCCAAAGATCTTATTTCCTCCCTTGTACCTCCTATCTGGGGTGCTGTTGTCTTTAGCAGAGCCCCGTTTGAGTTTGTACAATAAGCCGATGACGATGTTGATGGTCATTTAGAACTTTGACAAAGCACTTAGTGTATGAGAGGCAGTTGATGTCCTCATTCTGGGTTTTATTAATGTATCTGCATTGACAAATACGACTAAAGGGCTTCTCTGCAATTGTTGTGTATTGACGGATCCTGTATTTTTCCTCCCCAGACACATCATGAATGAGCTGATTGAAACGGAGAGGCTGTACGTCGAGGAGCTGCAGAGCATCATGGAGGTGCGTTTGTTACTTTAATTGGCTCTCTCGTGACATGTGAAACGCTGCCAGTTAGTGGCAATAATGTCAAGGAGACAGTAGAGAAAGCGCTCCTTTCTCTGTTTACTGCACCTAGGGAAAATGAAACCCTGTTCTAAAAATCTAATTGACCGCCAGTGTAAATGTTGCATTAGATCTGCCCATTTCAGAATGCCGTGTGAACTTTTGTTGAACTTAAAATGTGCTGTCTTTATTGATTAGATGAGTCATTAGGCTACTCAAACTGTCAGTGATTGATTGAAGTTCATATCATGTTCATTCAAGTGTTATGTGTAAAGCCACGTGGAGGACAGGATTTGATTGGGTTCAGATGATCAAAGAAGTGTTGACATTATCATTGTTTTCACTGAGCCGTCACTCATTAGCTTTGAATGTGATTTTCTTCTCCAGGGATATGCTGCCGAGCTGGACAACACAGAGCTTTCCCCCCTCATCCCCGCAGCCCTGGAGAACAAGAAAGATGTACTGTTTGGCAATCTCCCAGAAATATATGAATTTCACAACAGGTGACCTAATTTCCTCTGTCTCGTTCTAAATTACATTTCCATATTCAGTGAGTTGACAAATGTGCCTGCGATGTCAAAAGAAAAAAAGGATTGGCATGGTCCCCATCCCCCCTGCCACATGACAATCCTGAGAGATAGTCTTCTTCCTCTCACTGGTCTCCCACTGCTAACAACTTCTCTTGGCCTGACCTGTGTTTAACACATTCCTACTATGCATTCTTTGGCTGCAGGCACTCACATGGAACAACTGGTTATTTTATTTTCTCTCACAGCTCGGGAAGTTTCCCCCCCCATTCTTCACTGGAagctatatatatagaacacatTGTACCTCTATGTCAACTATGAAGGCTCCAAATAACATTCATCATCACCAGAAGAGTATGCTACAAAGTAGAATCAATAAGTTAAggcgtccgcatgcttcccacCTGGAACAGTTCGTGCATATACTGTATTATGACGAGATTTTGTGACGGTCTTCGGCAAGGGTTTTTCGGCTGTTCGTGTGCATAAAAATGTTTCTGTAGGCAAGCCGAAGTTCTGAAGCTGAAGTCTATGCCCCTTCGTCGgtaattggtcaacagtagggaatcttcaattatgtgttttttttattttacctttatttaactaggcaagtcagttaagaacaaattcttattttcaatgacggcctaggaacagttagGTTAACCTAACCGCCtgttcagctcgggggtttgaacttgcaaccttccggttactagaccaacgctctaaccactaggctaccctgccgcctcaacTATAGACGATTTGTTTTCATGCAAATGTTTCCCCTTGAGAAATACTGTACCAAACATCCTAGTTAGATGTAAAACTGCACGACTAAGATCTCTTTGGCAAAAACATTCaaatgaatgacagatttcttgagttattttAGATTAATACTGACTACGGCGTCTCAACATAGACAAACAATACTATTGCTGCTTTTTTTTCTCTCGTTTTTCAAGCGAATGTGGAAGGTATGCGAGCGCACTCGTTCTGTTCGCCTAGCCGAGTTCGCCAGCCTAACTGAAGCATGCAGAAAGAAGCCTTTAGCCAGCTAACTTTTATATCTACTGATTGATTTTCTGGTTTATTAGGAAAGCTAAACTGTGTACTTTTAGTTGTTGGGTCAATCAGACCATGCATATTTCAAGCttatctttttattttatttttttatcatgCGTTATTTAGGTAAGTGAACTGGCAGAGTGGCTGAATGGTAagaagtaaaaaataaacaaacatcCTGCATTGTGATTGGCTGAGAGAGCTCAATTGACAGTGGGCCCTGTATTGTCTTTGGGGTTTTGTATTCTAGGCGTGACGCCCCATGTGATGGATACCCATTGTTCTGCAAGGCCCTGTGATCACTCCCTCTCAGGTGGGGTTAGGTTACAGTGAGAGGGGCAAACAAAAGGTTCCACAGGGACCCATAGAGCTCCACG
This window encodes:
- the LOC115145031 gene encoding lactosylceramide 1,3-N-acetyl-beta-D-glucosaminyltransferase A-like, translating into MFLNFRRIRKCQCVQLVTTCFVLSVLMVCWEQLDHHVVSHMKSYSYRYLVNSYDFINKSFGISQREAKSQSNFPYLINHHDKCDSNEVLLLLFVKSSPENLERRQAIRATWGNEAYTQRELGATVRVVFALGVHPNPQQRGHVQRRLLGEDQVYGDLVQQDFVDTFHNLTIKLLLQFRWSHNYCSQARFLMSADDDIFVHMPNLVHYLQGLIRQGAQDLWVGHVHRGAPPNRRKDSKYHVPYEMYQWLSYPDYTAGAGYVVSGDVASKIYQATLSLNASLYIDDVFMGICANAMGVSPQEHVYFSGEGKAPYHPCIYDKMITSHGHVADVRYLWKAATDPQIHDISSGLLGKMYCTAVKVMLLCKPYYLNTYPCKAAFS